The Paramagnetospirillum magnetotacticum MS-1 genome includes a window with the following:
- the flhA gene encoding flagellar biosynthesis protein FlhA, whose product MAEGQASGASLGREILDRFAASARRGDVGLAFGIIVIVMMLILPLPPWLLDIGLALSLTIAVLILMVAIFIEKPLQFSSFPTVLLLTTLIRLALNLASTRLILSHGHEGVEGAGQVIAAFASFIMSGSFVIGIIVFAILVIVNFVVITKGSTRIAEVAARFTLDAMPGKQMAIDADLSAGLCDEPTARKRRAELEGESAFFGAMDGASKFVRGDAVAGLMITAINVIGGMIIGMAQQGLTFSQAAEFYTKLTVGDGLVTQVPALIVSVSAGMLVTKAGVQEAVDRALFSQLAGYPRAVGMAGALMTLMALVPNMPFIPFFLLGMGMGASAYLLDRDQRAKAEQVQQAELAEAMQQAPVPEEPISTALKIDHVRLELGYGLLQLINTPKGQRLTDQIKSLRRAIATEMGFVMPSVRIQDNMQLPANTYVIHVKEVEAGRGDLRPAALLIMDPRGEDITLPGEKTREPTFGLPAMWIEPSNREEALFRGYTVVDPPTVITTHLTEVIKDNMSELLSHAETQKLLDELDKEHQKLIAELIPSQMTIGGLQRVLQNLLGERISIRDLPTILEGIAEACGHTRNVTMITEHVRARLARQISDNNTSPQGFIPLITLSPEWEQAFAESLVGTGEEKQISMAPSQLQDFISRTRQTFERFAMQGETPILLTSPMVRPYVRSIVERFRPMTVVMSQSEIHPKARIKTLGQI is encoded by the coding sequence TCATCGTCATCGTGATGATGCTGATCCTGCCCCTGCCGCCATGGCTGCTCGATATCGGTCTGGCGCTGTCCTTGACCATCGCCGTGCTGATCCTGATGGTGGCCATCTTCATCGAAAAGCCGCTGCAGTTCAGTTCCTTTCCCACCGTCTTGCTGCTGACCACCCTGATCCGGCTGGCGCTCAATCTGGCGTCCACCCGCCTGATCCTGTCCCATGGTCACGAGGGCGTCGAGGGCGCGGGCCAGGTGATCGCCGCCTTCGCCAGCTTCATCATGAGCGGCAGCTTCGTCATCGGCATCATCGTCTTCGCCATCCTGGTCATCGTCAATTTCGTGGTCATCACCAAGGGTTCGACCCGTATCGCCGAAGTGGCGGCGCGCTTCACCCTGGACGCCATGCCCGGCAAGCAGATGGCCATCGACGCCGATCTGTCCGCGGGTCTGTGCGACGAACCCACGGCCAGGAAACGCCGCGCCGAGCTGGAAGGCGAATCCGCCTTCTTCGGCGCCATGGACGGCGCGTCCAAATTCGTGCGCGGCGATGCCGTCGCCGGTTTGATGATCACCGCCATCAACGTCATCGGCGGCATGATCATCGGCATGGCGCAGCAGGGGCTGACCTTCAGCCAGGCGGCCGAGTTCTATACCAAGCTGACCGTGGGCGACGGTCTGGTCACCCAGGTTCCGGCCCTGATCGTCTCGGTCTCGGCGGGTATGCTGGTGACCAAGGCGGGCGTGCAGGAAGCCGTCGACCGTGCCCTGTTCAGCCAGTTGGCGGGCTATCCCCGCGCCGTGGGCATGGCGGGCGCGCTGATGACCCTGATGGCGCTGGTGCCCAACATGCCGTTCATCCCCTTCTTCCTGCTGGGCATGGGCATGGGCGCCTCGGCCTATCTGCTGGACCGCGACCAGCGCGCCAAGGCCGAACAGGTGCAGCAAGCCGAACTGGCCGAGGCCATGCAGCAGGCCCCCGTGCCGGAAGAACCTATCTCCACCGCGCTGAAGATCGACCATGTGCGCCTGGAACTGGGCTATGGCCTCTTACAGCTGATCAACACGCCCAAGGGCCAGCGCCTTACCGACCAGATCAAGAGCTTGCGCCGCGCCATCGCCACCGAGATGGGCTTCGTCATGCCCAGCGTGCGCATCCAGGACAATATGCAGCTTCCGGCCAACACCTATGTCATCCACGTCAAGGAAGTCGAGGCTGGCCGTGGCGATCTTCGCCCCGCCGCCCTGCTGATCATGGACCCCAGGGGCGAGGACATCACCCTTCCGGGCGAAAAAACGCGCGAGCCCACCTTCGGCCTGCCCGCCATGTGGATCGAGCCTTCCAACCGGGAGGAGGCGCTGTTCCGCGGCTATACCGTGGTGGACCCGCCCACCGTGATCACCACCCATCTGACCGAGGTGATCAAGGACAATATGAGCGAGCTGTTGTCCCATGCCGAGACCCAGAAGCTGCTGGACGAGTTGGACAAGGAGCATCAGAAGCTGATCGCCGAGTTGATTCCCAGCCAGATGACCATCGGCGGTCTGCAACGCGTGTTGCAGAACCTGCTGGGCGAGCGCATCTCCATCCGCGACCTGCCCACCATCTTGGAAGGCATCGCAGAGGCCTGCGGCCATACCCGCAACGTCACCATGATCACCGAGCATGTGCGCGCCCGTCTGGCACGGCAGATTTCCGACAACAATACCAGCCCGCAGGGCTTCATCCCGCTGATCACCCTGTCGCCGGAATGGGAACAGGCCTTTGCCGAATCCCTGGTGGGAACGGGCGAGGAAAAGCAGATTTCCATGGCGCCGTCCCAGTTGCAGGACTTCATCAGCCGCACGCGCCAGACCTTCGAACGCTTCGCCATGCAGGGCGAAACCCCCATCTTGCTGACCAGCCCCATGGTCCGGCCCTATGTGCGCTCCATCGTCGAGCGTTTCCGGCCCATGACCGTGGTGATGAGCCAGTCGGAAATTCATCCCAAGGCCCGCATCAAGACATTGGGGCAGATATGA